A region from the Linepithema humile isolate Giens D197 chromosome 1, Lhum_UNIL_v1.0, whole genome shotgun sequence genome encodes:
- the LOC105674371 gene encoding venom serine protease-like isoform X2, translating into MKFKAVSFGLLLSLSMLNGIKSDCHYYQEMEVGPTYYVHNSEYGYNYKGENHCIWEAKSPYTIKINCTDISIPQSKYCAKECISIQFDGSNVNKYCGYGSFTIEGKNAIIKLDTEWDAQGGRFLCELKTENPSDCQCGWKKTTKIVGGEETGVNEYPMMAGLVDSENRVIYCGATIISKSHVVTAAHCVENRDMNKVGILVGEHDVTIGEETNATRLHRIKKCTIHPQYDSNTSHDIAVCETNDTIEFNAAVGPACLPFQHKQDSFDNENVTALGWGLTEFAGAKATKLQKVNLTVMNLNTCNDKYESHNKDSSEMCTYTNERKDTCQMDSGGPILWQDPVTYRLVLVGITSSGVGCASGVPAVCTRAGYYIEWIQSVTPGMQYCKAE; encoded by the exons ATGAAgt TCAAGGCAGTTTCCTTTGGATTATTGCTGTCCCTTTCAATGCTAAATGGAATTAAATCTGATTGCcattattatcaagaaatgGAAGTTGGGCCAACATATTATGTGCATAATTCCGAATATGGATATAACTATAAAGGTGAAAACCATTGTATATGGGAAGCAAAGAGTCCTTatactatcaaaataaattgcactGATATTAGTATCCCACAG agtaAATATTGTGCTAAAGAGTGTATATCTATACAATTTGATGGAAGCAATGTGAATAAATATTGCGGTTACGGCTCATTTACTATCGAAGGAAAAAATgcgattataaaattagacaCAGAATGGGACGCGCAAGGAGGTAGATTTTTATGCGAACTTAAAACGGAAAATCCGTCCGATTGCCAATGCGGCTGGAAAAAAACA ACTAAGATAGTAGGCGGTGAAGAAACAGGAGTAAATGAATATCCCATGATGGCTGGGCTCGTCGATAGTGAAAACAGAGTAATATATTGCGGTGCTActataataagtaaaagtcATGTAGTAACAGCAGCTCATTGCGTAGAAAATAGAGACATGAATAAAGTTGGTATTCTTGTCGGTGAACATGATGTAACAATag GCGAAGAAACTAATGCAACCAGGTTGCATCGCATAAAAAAGTGTACTATACATCCCCAGTACGACAGTAACACTTCGCATGATATAGCTGTTTGTGAGACTAATGACACCATAGAATTTAATGCCGCAGTTGGTCCAGCCTGCTTACCATTTCAACATAAACAGGATTCGTTCGATAACGAAAATGTGACTGCATTGG GCTGGGGTTTAACGGAGTTTGCCGGAGCCAAAGCGACTAAGCTGCAAAAAGTGAATTTAACTGTAATGAATCTTAATACATGCAATGATAAATATGAATCTCATAATAAAGATTCTTCGGAAATGTGCACTTATACTAATGAAAGAAAAGATACCTGTCAG ATGGATAGCGGCGGACCTATTTTATGGCAAGATCCTGTTACATATAGGCTTGTATTAGTTGGTATTACATCGAGCGGCGTTGGCTGTGCCTCAGGAGTACCTGCTGTCTGTACACGTGCAGGATATTATATCGAATGGATACAGTCCGTAACACCTG GTATGCAATATTGCAAAGCTGAGTGA
- the LOC105674371 gene encoding venom serine protease-like isoform X1 has translation MYQAVKAVSFGLLLSLSMLNGIKSDCHYYQEMEVGPTYYVHNSEYGYNYKGENHCIWEAKSPYTIKINCTDISIPQSKYCAKECISIQFDGSNVNKYCGYGSFTIEGKNAIIKLDTEWDAQGGRFLCELKTENPSDCQCGWKKTTKIVGGEETGVNEYPMMAGLVDSENRVIYCGATIISKSHVVTAAHCVENRDMNKVGILVGEHDVTIGEETNATRLHRIKKCTIHPQYDSNTSHDIAVCETNDTIEFNAAVGPACLPFQHKQDSFDNENVTALGWGLTEFAGAKATKLQKVNLTVMNLNTCNDKYESHNKDSSEMCTYTNERKDTCQMDSGGPILWQDPVTYRLVLVGITSSGVGCASGVPAVCTRAGYYIEWIQSVTPGMQYCKAE, from the exons ATGTACCAAGCAG TCAAGGCAGTTTCCTTTGGATTATTGCTGTCCCTTTCAATGCTAAATGGAATTAAATCTGATTGCcattattatcaagaaatgGAAGTTGGGCCAACATATTATGTGCATAATTCCGAATATGGATATAACTATAAAGGTGAAAACCATTGTATATGGGAAGCAAAGAGTCCTTatactatcaaaataaattgcactGATATTAGTATCCCACAG agtaAATATTGTGCTAAAGAGTGTATATCTATACAATTTGATGGAAGCAATGTGAATAAATATTGCGGTTACGGCTCATTTACTATCGAAGGAAAAAATgcgattataaaattagacaCAGAATGGGACGCGCAAGGAGGTAGATTTTTATGCGAACTTAAAACGGAAAATCCGTCCGATTGCCAATGCGGCTGGAAAAAAACA ACTAAGATAGTAGGCGGTGAAGAAACAGGAGTAAATGAATATCCCATGATGGCTGGGCTCGTCGATAGTGAAAACAGAGTAATATATTGCGGTGCTActataataagtaaaagtcATGTAGTAACAGCAGCTCATTGCGTAGAAAATAGAGACATGAATAAAGTTGGTATTCTTGTCGGTGAACATGATGTAACAATag GCGAAGAAACTAATGCAACCAGGTTGCATCGCATAAAAAAGTGTACTATACATCCCCAGTACGACAGTAACACTTCGCATGATATAGCTGTTTGTGAGACTAATGACACCATAGAATTTAATGCCGCAGTTGGTCCAGCCTGCTTACCATTTCAACATAAACAGGATTCGTTCGATAACGAAAATGTGACTGCATTGG GCTGGGGTTTAACGGAGTTTGCCGGAGCCAAAGCGACTAAGCTGCAAAAAGTGAATTTAACTGTAATGAATCTTAATACATGCAATGATAAATATGAATCTCATAATAAAGATTCTTCGGAAATGTGCACTTATACTAATGAAAGAAAAGATACCTGTCAG ATGGATAGCGGCGGACCTATTTTATGGCAAGATCCTGTTACATATAGGCTTGTATTAGTTGGTATTACATCGAGCGGCGTTGGCTGTGCCTCAGGAGTACCTGCTGTCTGTACACGTGCAGGATATTATATCGAATGGATACAGTCCGTAACACCTG GTATGCAATATTGCAAAGCTGAGTGA